A genomic region of Candidatus Blochmanniella pennsylvanica str. BPEN contains the following coding sequences:
- the aceF gene encoding dihydrolipoyllysine-residue acetyltransferase: MTIEINIPNIGEDELEVTEIMVKIGDNINANQPLIIIEGDKSSMEIPSSCSGIVTKIYVHVGDKVHTGSLILLLDVRNHTNAFTINDKKNVVPSPYIVTNNDTRKGAICNDIHHDAAIHATPLVRHMARTFGIDLSKIKGSGRKGRILKEDIQNYIKNISMYYTNCMSSMQSDQLLPILSWPKIDFSKFGDITTVMLSKIQKTSGANLQRNWIMLPHVTQFDEADITDLESFRKQQNIDIEKKKINCKITLLVFVMKAVAKALEELPRFNSSLSQDGETLILKKYINIGIAVDTPKGLLVPVLHDVNRKGIILLSQELEELSKKARTGNQLTPANMQGGSFTISNLGGIGGTAFTPIVNVPEVAILGISKSFIKPVWTGKKFTPRLMLPLSLSYDHRVIDGADGARFMTLINKIIADTRLLSM, translated from the coding sequence ATGACAATTGAAATTAATATACCAAATATTGGAGAGGATGAATTAGAAGTTACAGAAATAATGGTAAAAATAGGAGATAATATCAATGCTAATCAGCCACTTATTATAATTGAAGGTGATAAATCATCTATGGAAATACCATCTTCCTGTTCTGGTATTGTTACTAAAATTTATGTCCATGTTGGAGATAAAGTACATACAGGATCTTTGATTTTACTACTTGATGTGCGAAATCATACTAATGCTTTTACTATTAACGATAAAAAAAATGTTGTTCCTTCTCCTTATATTGTAACAAACAATGATACAAGAAAAGGAGCGATATGTAACGATATACACCATGATGCTGCGATACATGCTACACCGTTAGTACGTCATATGGCTCGTACATTTGGAATAGATTTGTCAAAAATAAAAGGTAGTGGCCGTAAGGGACGTATTTTAAAAGAAGATATTCAAAATTATATAAAAAATATCTCAATGTATTATACAAACTGTATGTCATCCATGCAATCTGATCAATTACTACCCATATTATCTTGGCCAAAGATAGACTTCAGTAAATTTGGCGATATTACAACCGTAATGCTAAGCAAAATACAAAAAACTTCTGGTGCAAATTTACAAAGAAATTGGATTATGCTGCCGCATGTAACGCAATTTGATGAAGCTGATATTACCGATTTAGAAAGTTTCAGAAAACAACAAAACATTGACATTGAAAAGAAAAAAATAAATTGCAAAATTACACTTTTAGTTTTTGTTATGAAAGCAGTTGCAAAAGCATTAGAAGAGTTGCCACGATTCAATAGTTCTTTATCTCAAGACGGCGAAACACTAATTTTAAAAAAATATATTAATATTGGCATAGCAGTGGATACTCCTAAAGGTTTATTAGTGCCTGTTCTCCATGATGTAAACAGGAAAGGTATTATTTTATTATCACAAGAGTTAGAAGAGCTTTCAAAGAAAGCTCGTACTGGGAATCAATTGACTCCTGCTAATATGCAAGGAGGAAGTTTTACTATATCCAATTTGGGGGGTATAGGAGGTACAGCTTTTACTCCAATTGTTAATGTTCCAGAAGTAGCTATTTTAGGCATTTCTAAATCTTTTATAAAACCAGTGTGGACCGGAAAAAAATTTACTCCGCGTTTAATGCTACCTTTGTCATTATCATATGATCATCGTGTTATTGACGGAGCTGATGGTGCTCGATTTATGACGCTCATTAATAAAATAATTGCTGACACAAGACTATTATCTATGTAA
- the aceE gene encoding pyruvate dehydrogenase (acetyl-transferring), homodimeric type, translated as MLERSSDDVDPIETQDWLKSISSVIQREGVKRAQFLMNQIIHEASNNGVIISNNEITNDYINTIPVEDEPEYPGDLEIEERICAVVRWNAIMMVLHASKKNLDLGGHIASFQSSATLYEVCFNHFFRARNKHDGGDLVYFQGHISPGIYARAFLEGRLHEDQINHFRQEVKNLGLPSYPHPKLMPDFWQFPTVSMGLSSISAIYQAKFLKYLNNRNLKDTTLQTVYTFLGDGEMDEPESKGALNIAAREKLDNLIFIINCNLQRLDGPVIGNGKIINDLENIFKGSGWEVIKVIWGSKWDALLHKDTSGKLIQLMNETVDGDYQTFKSKNGAYVRKHFFGKYPETSALVDDMSDSEIWALDRGGHDPKKVFAALERAKNSSGKPVVILAHTVKGYGMGSSAEGMNVAHQIKKINIKEIRYFRDRFNLNLVKDDQIESLPYLKFKEGSQEHIYLHERRKTLLGYIPNRLEHTTNSLELPTLEHFYPLLIQQNKDISTTLAFIRVLNILLKYTPIKNRLVPIIADEGRTFGMEGLFRQIGIYNSMGQQYTPQDHDLLAYYREDKQGQILQEGISELGAAASWLAAATSYSTNDFPMIPFYVYYSMFGFQRIGDFFWAAADQQARGFLIGGTSGRTTLNGEGLQHADGHSHIQSLTIPNCISYDPAYAYEIAVIIQDGLMRMYGSNPENVYYYITTLNEKYHMPAMPIGVEEGIKKGIYKLESLSGKNGKIQLMGSGAILRLVREAAKILSQEYNVSSDVYSVTSFTELARNGQDCERWNMLHPMDIPKIPYITTVLNDFPTIAATDYMKLFAEQIRCFIPGHHFFVLGTDGFGRSDSRKNLRHHFEVNTGYVVTAALAQLVKKGHIHADVVLNAIKIFDIDPEKINPRLI; from the coding sequence ATGTTAGAACGTTCATCTGATGATGTAGATCCCATAGAAACACAGGATTGGTTAAAGTCTATTTCTTCAGTTATTCAAAGAGAAGGTGTTAAGCGAGCTCAATTTTTAATGAATCAAATCATACATGAAGCCTCTAATAATGGCGTTATTATTTCTAATAATGAAATAACAAATGATTATATAAATACTATTCCAGTTGAGGATGAACCAGAATATCCCGGAGATCTAGAAATAGAAGAGCGCATATGTGCTGTTGTACGTTGGAATGCCATTATGATGGTATTGCATGCATCAAAAAAAAACTTGGATTTAGGAGGTCATATTGCCTCATTCCAATCTTCCGCTACGTTATATGAAGTGTGTTTTAACCATTTTTTTCGTGCGCGTAATAAGCACGATGGCGGTGACTTAGTATATTTTCAAGGCCATATTTCACCTGGTATATATGCCCGTGCTTTTCTTGAAGGACGATTACATGAGGACCAAATAAATCATTTTCGCCAGGAAGTAAAAAATTTAGGACTTCCTTCATATCCTCATCCAAAATTAATGCCAGATTTTTGGCAATTTCCTACAGTTTCTATGGGTCTTTCTTCAATTAGTGCAATTTATCAAGCAAAATTTTTAAAATACTTGAATAATAGAAATCTAAAAGATACCACTTTACAAACAGTATACACTTTTTTAGGAGACGGAGAGATGGATGAACCTGAATCTAAAGGAGCGCTTAATATTGCTGCTAGAGAAAAATTGGATAATTTAATTTTTATTATTAATTGTAATTTACAACGATTAGATGGCCCAGTAATAGGAAATGGAAAAATTATTAATGACTTAGAAAACATATTTAAAGGATCAGGGTGGGAAGTGATTAAAGTTATTTGGGGAAGTAAATGGGATGCATTGCTACACAAGGATACTAGTGGCAAGCTAATTCAACTTATGAATGAAACTGTTGATGGAGACTATCAAACGTTTAAATCTAAAAATGGGGCTTATGTACGTAAACACTTTTTTGGTAAATATCCAGAAACTAGCGCGTTGGTAGACGATATGAGCGACTCTGAAATTTGGGCATTAGATCGCGGTGGACATGATCCTAAAAAAGTATTTGCTGCTTTAGAAAGAGCTAAAAATAGTTCTGGAAAACCTGTTGTAATACTAGCGCATACTGTTAAAGGTTATGGTATGGGTTCTAGCGCAGAAGGAATGAACGTTGCGCATCAAATAAAAAAAATTAACATAAAAGAGATACGTTATTTTAGGGATAGATTTAATTTAAATCTCGTCAAAGATGACCAAATTGAATCTTTACCTTATTTAAAATTTAAAGAAGGCTCTCAAGAACACATATACTTACATGAGCGACGTAAAACATTACTTGGATATATTCCAAATAGGTTAGAACATACTACTAATTCTCTAGAACTACCAACATTAGAACATTTTTATCCTTTGCTAATACAACAAAATAAAGATATTTCTACTACTCTCGCATTTATACGTGTTCTAAATATATTACTAAAATACACCCCAATTAAAAATAGACTAGTACCCATAATTGCTGATGAGGGCCGAACCTTCGGGATGGAAGGGCTATTTCGTCAAATCGGTATTTATAACTCCATGGGGCAACAATACACTCCTCAAGATCATGATTTACTTGCATATTATCGTGAAGATAAACAAGGTCAGATTTTACAAGAAGGTATCAGCGAATTGGGCGCAGCAGCGTCGTGGTTAGCAGCCGCTACCTCATACAGTACTAACGACTTCCCCATGATACCATTTTATGTATATTATTCAATGTTTGGTTTTCAAAGAATCGGAGATTTTTTTTGGGCTGCTGCTGATCAACAAGCTCGAGGATTTTTGATCGGAGGAACATCTGGTCGAACTACTTTAAATGGCGAAGGATTGCAACATGCTGATGGTCACAGCCACATTCAGTCATTAACAATTCCTAATTGTATTTCTTATGATCCAGCATATGCATATGAAATTGCTGTTATTATACAAGATGGCCTCATGCGTATGTATGGAAGTAATCCAGAAAATGTATATTATTACATAACTACATTAAATGAAAAATATCATATGCCAGCCATGCCGATAGGAGTTGAAGAAGGTATTAAAAAAGGAATTTATAAGTTAGAATCTTTATCGGGAAAAAATGGAAAAATTCAATTGATGGGATCTGGTGCTATTTTACGTCTTGTTCGTGAAGCGGCTAAAATCTTATCTCAAGAATATAACGTAAGTTCTGATGTATATAGTGTTACCTCTTTTACTGAATTAGCAAGGAATGGGCAAGACTGCGAACGCTGGAACATGTTACATCCCATGGATATACCCAAAATACCGTACATTACTACCGTATTGAATGATTTTCCCACTATAGCTGCTACTGATTATATGAAATTGTTTGCAGAACAAATTAGATGTTTTATTCCAGGTCATCATTTTTTTGTATTAGGCACGGATGGATTTGGTCGATCCGACAGTCGAAAAAATTTACGACATCATTTTGAAGTAAATACAGGTTATGTGGTTACAGCCGCACTAGCCCAATTAGTAAAAAAAGGCCATATTCACGCTGATGTTGTTCTAAACGCTATCAAAATATTTGATATTGACCCTGAAAAAATTAATCCACGCCTAATATAA